From one Gossypium hirsutum isolate 1008001.06 chromosome D08, Gossypium_hirsutum_v2.1, whole genome shotgun sequence genomic stretch:
- the LOC107930644 gene encoding uncharacterized protein isoform X1: MTTHSDAEQEAQRLKALAETKYKNSNLQSALKHAKKAHRRCPNLEGISSMLTAFKILRAASKPKHAPDWYKILQVEPFSHFNSIKKQYRKLALILHPDKNPFLGCEEAFKLVGEGFRMFSDKIRRKEYDMKLRIRIQEERLDGLEGNNGAVGETFWTACSRCRLLHKFEKMYLGHNLVCPSCKKSFLAVEVDGEDDGHGESTGEEDVLASKPGERLKRKMDGPKGVGLEGGKGTGETTRSVGSRRQASGENLKEEESADVGKEVDGGEWGVGRLRSRGSRRMSTVGQILARSVGGKVGDDEMEESSKSKRVKVAEETMTLAEMQLEMKQKANQGREKLNKKEKVKDAGEKEKESERDEPKQSSLSKNEKPKASEKSKDFEIENQGPSQASVNLGIMTRSTKKRSVDFEAKTQENGKKNQNSELTKQGTSRKRVNSDIEKRRSSKSRDMEIVAVEDLDFYDFYKDRSERNFKKGQVWAIYDDDGMPRRYGLIEEVFSVNPFEVKMSWLDSQNNGDDKLISWEEMGFHVSCGRFKVARKSSINSVNIFSHMVECERAAKEFYRIYPRKGSVWVLYNEAKLGAAGRNCSARDKHCNDIVVLLTTYSEVHGLSMAYLEKVDGFKTVFKRQEIGCQAIRWLEKDDIRLFSHQIPARKLYGDDVPDLLKDCWELDPASVPPDLAIGC, from the coding sequence ATGACGACCCACTCAGATGCAGAGCAAGAAGCACAACGCTTGAAAGCACTAGCTGAAACCAAATACAAGAATTCAAACCTCCAATCCGCTCTCAAACATGCCAAGAAAGCCCACCGTCGTTGTCCAAACCTCGAAGGCATCTCCTCCATGCTCACTGCCTTTAAGATTCTCCGGGCGGCTTCCAAACCCAAACATGCTCCCGATTGGTATAAAATTCTCCAGGTAGAACCCTTTTCCCACTTTAACTCCATCAAGAAACAGTATAGAAAACTAGCTTTGATTTTGCATCCTGACAAGAACCCTTTTTTAGGATGTGAAGAAGCGTTTAAGCTAGTTGGTGAAGGGTTTAGGATGTTTTCTGATAAGATTAGGAGGAAAGAATATGATATGAAGCTTAGGATTAGGATTCAGGAGGAAAGGCTTGATGGATTGGAAGGGAATAATGGTGCTGTTGGTGAGACATTTTGGACTGCCTGTTCGCGCTGTAGGTTGTTGCATAAGTTTGAAAAGATGTATTTGGGGCATAATTTGGTCTGCCCAAGTTGTAAGAAGAGCTTTTTGGCTGTGGAGGTTGATGGAGAAGATGATGGTCATGGTGAAAGTACGGGAGAGGAGGATGTCTTGGCTTCTAAACCAGGTGAGAGGTTGAAGAGGAAGATGGATGGTCCCAAAGGTGTTGGGTTGGAGGGGGGAAAGGGTACTGGTGAGACAACTAGAAGTGTAGGCTCAAGGAGGCAAGCTAGTGGTGAGAATTTGAAGGAGGAAGAGAGTGCTGATGTGGGGAAGGAAGTGGATGGTGGTGAGTGGGGTGTGGGGAGGTTGAGGAGCAGAGGCTCAAGGAGGATGAGTACTGTTGGGCAGATATTGGCAAGGTCTGTAGGTGGGAAGGTGGGAGATGATGAGATGGAGGAGAGCTCAAAGTCAAAGAGGGTAAAAGTTGCAGAGGAGACAATGACACTTGCGGAAATGCAGTTGGAAATGAAGCAAAAGGCTAATCAAGGACGGGAAAagttgaataaaaaagaaaaggtgaaagatGCAGGTGAAAAGGAGAAGGAAAGTGAGAGAGATGAACCTAAACAAAGTAGTCTTTCAAAGAATGAGAAACCGAAGGCATCAGAGAAGAGTAAGGATTTTGAGATTGAGAATCAGGGACCTTCACAGGCAAGTGTAAATTTGGGTATTATGACACGTTCAACTAAGAAAAGAAGTGTAGATTTTGAAGCTAAGACTCAAGAGAATGGGAAGAAGAATCAAAATTCAGAGCTCACCAAGCAAGGGACTTCGAGGAAGAGAGTGAATTCAGACATTGAGAAGCGCCGTAGTTCCAAGAGTAGGGACATGGAAATTGTGGCTGTGGAGGATTtggatttctatgatttttataaaGATAGATCTGAGAGGAATTTTAAGAAAGGGCAAGTGTGGGCTATATATGATGATGATGGAATGCCTAGGCGTTATGGTTTGATTGAGGAAGTGTTTTCGGTAAATCCGTTTGAAGTGAAGATGAGTTGGTTGGACTCTCAGAATAATGGGGATGACAAGTTAATTAGTTGGGAGGAAATGGGATTTCATGTATCCTGTGGGAGATTTAAGGTCGCCAGGAAGAGTTCAATTAACTCTGTGAATATCTTTTCGCACATGGTAGAATGTGAAAGGgcggcaaaggaattttataggATTTATCCGAGGAAGGGCTCAGTTTGGGTTCTTTATAATGAAGCTAAATTAGGTGCAGCAGGAAGAAATTGTTCAGCTAGAGATAAACACTGCAATGACATAGTTGTGCTTTTAACAACTTATAGTGAAGTTCATGGATTGAGCATGGCATATCTTGAGAAAGTTGATGGATTCAAGACGGTATTTAAGAGACAGGAGATTGGATGTCAGGCTATTAGATGGCTTGAAAAAGATGACATTAGGTTGTTTTCACATCAGATTCCTGCACGGAAGCTTTATGGTGATGATGTCCCTGATCTTTTGAAAGACTGCTGGGAACTTGATCCTGCTTCAGTCCCTCCTGATCTTGCTATTGGCTGCTAA
- the LOC107930644 gene encoding uncharacterized protein isoform X2: MFSDKIRRKEYDMKLRIRIQEERLDGLEGNNGAVGETFWTACSRCRLLHKFEKMYLGHNLVCPSCKKSFLAVEVDGEDDGHGESTGEEDVLASKPGERLKRKMDGPKGVGLEGGKGTGETTRSVGSRRQASGENLKEEESADVGKEVDGGEWGVGRLRSRGSRRMSTVGQILARSVGGKVGDDEMEESSKSKRVKVAEETMTLAEMQLEMKQKANQGREKLNKKEKVKDAGEKEKESERDEPKQSSLSKNEKPKASEKSKDFEIENQGPSQASVNLGIMTRSTKKRSVDFEAKTQENGKKNQNSELTKQGTSRKRVNSDIEKRRSSKSRDMEIVAVEDLDFYDFYKDRSERNFKKGQVWAIYDDDGMPRRYGLIEEVFSVNPFEVKMSWLDSQNNGDDKLISWEEMGFHVSCGRFKVARKSSINSVNIFSHMVECERAAKEFYRIYPRKGSVWVLYNEAKLGAAGRNCSARDKHCNDIVVLLTTYSEVHGLSMAYLEKVDGFKTVFKRQEIGCQAIRWLEKDDIRLFSHQIPARKLYGDDVPDLLKDCWELDPASVPPDLAIGC; the protein is encoded by the coding sequence ATGTTTTCTGATAAGATTAGGAGGAAAGAATATGATATGAAGCTTAGGATTAGGATTCAGGAGGAAAGGCTTGATGGATTGGAAGGGAATAATGGTGCTGTTGGTGAGACATTTTGGACTGCCTGTTCGCGCTGTAGGTTGTTGCATAAGTTTGAAAAGATGTATTTGGGGCATAATTTGGTCTGCCCAAGTTGTAAGAAGAGCTTTTTGGCTGTGGAGGTTGATGGAGAAGATGATGGTCATGGTGAAAGTACGGGAGAGGAGGATGTCTTGGCTTCTAAACCAGGTGAGAGGTTGAAGAGGAAGATGGATGGTCCCAAAGGTGTTGGGTTGGAGGGGGGAAAGGGTACTGGTGAGACAACTAGAAGTGTAGGCTCAAGGAGGCAAGCTAGTGGTGAGAATTTGAAGGAGGAAGAGAGTGCTGATGTGGGGAAGGAAGTGGATGGTGGTGAGTGGGGTGTGGGGAGGTTGAGGAGCAGAGGCTCAAGGAGGATGAGTACTGTTGGGCAGATATTGGCAAGGTCTGTAGGTGGGAAGGTGGGAGATGATGAGATGGAGGAGAGCTCAAAGTCAAAGAGGGTAAAAGTTGCAGAGGAGACAATGACACTTGCGGAAATGCAGTTGGAAATGAAGCAAAAGGCTAATCAAGGACGGGAAAagttgaataaaaaagaaaaggtgaaagatGCAGGTGAAAAGGAGAAGGAAAGTGAGAGAGATGAACCTAAACAAAGTAGTCTTTCAAAGAATGAGAAACCGAAGGCATCAGAGAAGAGTAAGGATTTTGAGATTGAGAATCAGGGACCTTCACAGGCAAGTGTAAATTTGGGTATTATGACACGTTCAACTAAGAAAAGAAGTGTAGATTTTGAAGCTAAGACTCAAGAGAATGGGAAGAAGAATCAAAATTCAGAGCTCACCAAGCAAGGGACTTCGAGGAAGAGAGTGAATTCAGACATTGAGAAGCGCCGTAGTTCCAAGAGTAGGGACATGGAAATTGTGGCTGTGGAGGATTtggatttctatgatttttataaaGATAGATCTGAGAGGAATTTTAAGAAAGGGCAAGTGTGGGCTATATATGATGATGATGGAATGCCTAGGCGTTATGGTTTGATTGAGGAAGTGTTTTCGGTAAATCCGTTTGAAGTGAAGATGAGTTGGTTGGACTCTCAGAATAATGGGGATGACAAGTTAATTAGTTGGGAGGAAATGGGATTTCATGTATCCTGTGGGAGATTTAAGGTCGCCAGGAAGAGTTCAATTAACTCTGTGAATATCTTTTCGCACATGGTAGAATGTGAAAGGgcggcaaaggaattttataggATTTATCCGAGGAAGGGCTCAGTTTGGGTTCTTTATAATGAAGCTAAATTAGGTGCAGCAGGAAGAAATTGTTCAGCTAGAGATAAACACTGCAATGACATAGTTGTGCTTTTAACAACTTATAGTGAAGTTCATGGATTGAGCATGGCATATCTTGAGAAAGTTGATGGATTCAAGACGGTATTTAAGAGACAGGAGATTGGATGTCAGGCTATTAGATGGCTTGAAAAAGATGACATTAGGTTGTTTTCACATCAGATTCCTGCACGGAAGCTTTATGGTGATGATGTCCCTGATCTTTTGAAAGACTGCTGGGAACTTGATCCTGCTTCAGTCCCTCCTGATCTTGCTATTGGCTGCTAA